From Pseudomonas sp. B21-028, one genomic window encodes:
- a CDS encoding ribonuclease E inhibitor RraB — protein MSTAYQEDISTSVLRRMKEGGFDFSQFHPIEFYAIFPDEERARRAAGHFRGESLNAQISARDDGAWALELSRVMYATYDDIGDFEQDFEAVVEPLGGIIEGWGVKQEIRRLQA, from the coding sequence ATGAGCACAGCCTATCAAGAAGACATCAGTACCAGCGTGTTGCGCCGCATGAAAGAAGGCGGGTTCGACTTCTCACAATTCCATCCAATCGAGTTCTACGCCATTTTCCCGGACGAGGAGCGGGCGCGCAGGGCGGCGGGTCATTTTCGGGGTGAGTCGTTGAATGCACAGATCAGCGCACGGGACGATGGTGCCTGGGCATTGGAACTGAGCCGGGTGATGTATGCCACCTACGATGACATTGGAGATTTCGAGCAAGACTTCGAGGCGGTGGTGGAGCCCTTGGGCGGCATTATCGAAGGTTGGGGGGTAAAACAGGAAATCCGGCGTCTCCAGGCCTGA
- a CDS encoding translation initiation factor 2, translating into MKAIAPATWVLIGLLTVFHAGGVVAASVQEKPAASATKKPSKSVSKKPPAAKKAPVRKTASSQKKRAPIASKSKSAHEVAKTPLPPANLDLSLPHDMVQKLQPPGTVPLPKREPLLPSMFGQKPDPFQLNGRLLNNEMQLPLRNSERREVEGAALDFEFKR; encoded by the coding sequence ATGAAAGCCATTGCTCCTGCCACCTGGGTTTTGATCGGCCTGCTGACAGTCTTCCATGCCGGAGGTGTCGTGGCTGCTTCGGTGCAAGAAAAGCCGGCCGCCAGCGCCACGAAAAAGCCATCGAAAAGCGTCTCGAAGAAGCCACCGGCAGCGAAGAAGGCGCCTGTCAGGAAAACGGCTTCCTCGCAGAAAAAACGCGCGCCCATTGCCTCCAAGAGCAAATCTGCCCATGAGGTCGCCAAGACTCCATTACCGCCAGCGAACCTGGATCTGAGCCTGCCCCATGACATGGTTCAGAAACTGCAACCACCCGGGACGGTACCGCTACCCAAGCGTGAGCCGCTGCTGCCGTCGATGTTCGGGCAGAAGCCGGATCCGTTCCAGCTCAATGGCCGGCTGCTGAATAACGAGATGCAGCTGCCGCTGCGTAATTCGGAGCGTCGGGAAGTGGAGGGCGCAGCTCTGGATTTCGAATTCAAACGCTAA
- a CDS encoding electron transfer flavoprotein-ubiquinone oxidoreductase, with the protein MEREYMEFDVVIVGAGPAGLSAACRLKQKAAEAGKEISVCVVEKGSEVGAHILSGAVFEPRALNELFPDWKELGAPLNTPVKRDDIYVLRNADTANKIPDFFVPKTMHNEGNYIISLGNLCRWLAQQAENLGVEIYPGFAAQEALFDENGVVRGIITGDLGVDREGHPKEGLYTPGMELRGKYTLFAEGCRGHIGKQLIKRFNLDSDADAQHYGIGLKEIWEIDPAKHQPGLVVHTAGWPLDIMGTENTGGSFLYHLENNQVVVGLIVDLSYSNTHLSPFDEFQRLKHHPVLKQYLEGGKRVSYGARAICKGGLNSLPKMVFKGGALIGCDLGTLNFAKIKGSHTAMKSGMLAADAVADRLFAESEGGDELTAYVDSFKNSWLYEELFASRNFGAAIHKYGAIVGGGFNWLDQNIFGGKLPFTLHDNKPDYACLKLAADCKKIDYPKPDGKISFDKLSSVFISGTNHEEEQPCHLKLTDPSIPIGKNLPLYDEPAQRYCPAGVYEVVTKEDGEKRFQINAQNCVHCKTCDIKDPAQNITWVSPEGAGGPTYPNM; encoded by the coding sequence GTGGAACGCGAATACATGGAATTCGACGTGGTCATCGTCGGTGCCGGCCCCGCTGGCCTGTCTGCCGCCTGCCGCCTGAAGCAGAAGGCCGCCGAAGCCGGTAAGGAAATCAGCGTCTGCGTGGTGGAAAAAGGCTCCGAAGTCGGTGCGCACATCCTTTCCGGCGCGGTGTTCGAACCCCGCGCCCTGAATGAACTGTTCCCGGACTGGAAGGAACTCGGCGCCCCGCTGAACACGCCAGTCAAGCGCGATGACATTTATGTCCTGAGAAACGCCGACACTGCGAACAAAATCCCTGACTTCTTCGTGCCCAAGACCATGCACAACGAAGGCAACTATATTATTTCCCTCGGCAATCTTTGCCGCTGGCTGGCCCAGCAGGCCGAGAACCTGGGCGTGGAAATCTACCCGGGCTTCGCCGCCCAGGAAGCGCTGTTCGACGAAAACGGCGTGGTCCGCGGGATCATCACCGGCGATCTGGGTGTCGACCGTGAAGGCCATCCGAAGGAAGGCCTCTACACGCCGGGCATGGAACTGCGCGGCAAATACACGCTGTTCGCCGAAGGTTGCCGTGGCCATATCGGCAAGCAACTGATCAAGCGTTTCAACCTGGACAGCGACGCCGACGCCCAGCACTACGGCATCGGCCTGAAGGAAATCTGGGAAATCGACCCGGCCAAGCATCAACCTGGCCTGGTGGTGCACACCGCCGGCTGGCCGCTGGACATCATGGGCACCGAGAACACCGGCGGTTCCTTCCTCTATCACTTGGAAAACAACCAGGTGGTCGTGGGTCTGATCGTCGACCTGTCCTACAGCAACACCCACCTGTCGCCATTCGACGAGTTCCAGCGCCTCAAGCATCACCCGGTGCTCAAGCAATACCTGGAAGGCGGCAAGCGCGTCAGCTACGGCGCCCGCGCCATCTGCAAGGGCGGCCTGAACTCCCTGCCGAAAATGGTCTTCAAGGGCGGCGCGCTGATCGGTTGCGACCTGGGCACGCTGAACTTCGCCAAGATCAAGGGCAGCCACACCGCCATGAAGTCCGGCATGCTCGCCGCCGATGCCGTGGCCGATCGCCTGTTCGCCGAATCCGAAGGCGGTGATGAACTGACCGCTTACGTCGACAGCTTCAAGAACAGCTGGCTGTACGAAGAGCTGTTCGCCAGCCGCAACTTCGGCGCGGCGATCCACAAGTACGGCGCAATCGTCGGTGGCGGCTTCAACTGGCTCGACCAAAACATCTTCGGCGGCAAGCTGCCCTTCACCCTGCACGACAACAAGCCCGACTACGCTTGCCTGAAGTTGGCAGCCGACTGCAAGAAGATCGACTACCCGAAACCGGACGGCAAGATCAGCTTCGACAAACTCAGCTCGGTGTTCATCTCCGGTACCAACCATGAAGAAGAACAACCCTGCCACCTGAAGCTGACCGACCCGAGCATCCCGATCGGCAAGAACCTGCCCCTGTACGACGAACCGGCCCAACGCTACTGCCCGGCCGGCGTGTATGAGGTGGTGACCAAGGAGGACGGCGAGAAACGCTTCCAGATCAACGCCCAGAACTGCGTCCACTGCAAGACCTGCGACATCAAGGACCCGGCCCAGAACATCACCTGGGTCTCGCCGGAAGGCGCCGGCGGGCCGACTTACCCGAACATGTAA
- a CDS encoding cytochrome c produces the protein MESDPLKALILLGALLLSTPLYAAQLVLELGATARTWQTEELLKHPEARTIQIPDDVSYKKPMSYRAVPLTTLLTGVQPDDHLQAVALDGFAAEMSAAPLLNKNGARAWLAVEDPAAPWPSLGEGKPSAGPFYLVWTDPQAGHISPEQWPYAVASIKRMSAVAERFPALLPAPSLAKDDPVNKGFELFQKNCLACHRLNGAGDAQFGPDLNIPFNPTEYFSGDFLKRYIRDPQGLRHWPQGKMPAFSAAVLPDSELDLLVGYLKHMAGRKQPLSQ, from the coding sequence ATGGAAAGCGATCCATTGAAAGCTCTCATCCTGCTCGGGGCGTTGCTGCTCAGCACGCCCCTGTATGCCGCCCAACTGGTACTGGAACTGGGCGCGACTGCGCGTACCTGGCAAACCGAAGAACTGCTCAAGCATCCTGAAGCGCGAACGATCCAGATACCCGACGACGTTTCCTATAAGAAACCGATGAGTTATCGCGCCGTGCCACTGACGACGCTGCTGACGGGTGTCCAGCCGGATGATCACCTTCAGGCCGTGGCCCTGGACGGTTTCGCCGCCGAAATGTCCGCGGCGCCATTACTCAATAAGAACGGTGCACGCGCCTGGCTGGCAGTCGAAGACCCGGCCGCCCCTTGGCCCTCCCTGGGAGAGGGCAAGCCCAGCGCTGGACCGTTCTATCTGGTGTGGACCGATCCTCAAGCGGGGCATATCAGCCCGGAACAATGGCCGTACGCAGTGGCGAGCATCAAGCGCATGTCAGCCGTGGCCGAGCGCTTCCCCGCCCTGCTGCCGGCGCCCAGCCTGGCCAAGGACGATCCGGTCAACAAGGGCTTCGAACTGTTCCAGAAGAATTGCCTGGCGTGCCATCGGCTCAACGGTGCAGGTGACGCGCAGTTTGGCCCGGACCTGAATATTCCCTTCAACCCCACGGAATATTTCTCGGGGGATTTCCTCAAGCGCTATATCCGCGATCCGCAAGGCCTGCGTCATTGGCCCCAAGGCAAGATGCCGGCGTTTTCAGCGGCCGTGCTGCCGGACTCGGAGCTGGATCTGTTGGTGGGCTACCTGAAGCATATGGCGGGGCGTAAACAGCCGTTGAGCCAATAA
- a CDS encoding PLP-dependent aminotransferase family protein, whose translation MTNLLLYQRIAQQLAEDIRRGVYQPGERVPSVRKMSSQLNVSHATVLQAYANLEDQGLIRARPQSGYYVHQTPALTAPTPDIARVERPGLVTRSSIIQQVLVESRREGVFPLGAAVPSVDYLPVRALHQQLAKVTRFHSPRAFSYMFSPGFEPLRRQVAIRMRDAGVVVDPSEVVITHGCVDALQMSLRVLTRPGDLIAAESPTYYGLLQLADLLGLKVIEIPSDPVTGMSLEALQLAANQWSIKALVLTTRLSNPLGGTMPEERQKQLLRLASDFDIQIVEDDIYGELMFEQGRTKALKAYDRLDRVIYCSSFSKTLSPGVRIGWMIAGKFQQEIQRLQTFSTHSACSVTQMGIAAYLENGGYDRHLRYIRQEYRKNLSAFQLAVQQYFPEGTQMSRPTGGFILWVSLPGRVNTQELHVRALQQGISIAPGLIFSNTEQFNHCIRLNCGIPWNREAERALMTLGLLATQLCQETASGFL comes from the coding sequence ATGACCAACCTCTTGCTCTACCAACGTATTGCTCAGCAACTGGCCGAAGACATCCGCCGGGGTGTGTATCAGCCCGGTGAACGCGTGCCGTCGGTGCGCAAGATGAGTTCGCAGCTCAACGTCAGTCACGCGACGGTGTTGCAGGCCTACGCCAACCTTGAGGATCAGGGGCTGATTCGTGCGCGGCCGCAATCGGGTTATTACGTGCACCAGACGCCAGCGCTGACGGCGCCGACCCCGGATATTGCCCGGGTAGAGCGGCCGGGGTTGGTGACGCGCAGCAGCATCATCCAGCAGGTACTGGTCGAGTCCCGTCGCGAAGGGGTATTTCCGTTGGGCGCGGCGGTGCCGAGTGTGGATTACCTGCCTGTACGGGCACTGCATCAGCAATTGGCCAAGGTCACGCGCTTCCACAGCCCGCGGGCATTCAGCTACATGTTCAGCCCAGGCTTCGAACCCTTGCGTCGTCAGGTGGCGATTCGCATGCGCGATGCCGGTGTCGTGGTGGACCCTTCCGAAGTGGTGATTACCCACGGTTGTGTCGATGCGCTGCAGATGTCCCTGCGGGTACTGACCCGGCCAGGGGATCTGATCGCCGCCGAATCGCCGACTTACTACGGTTTGCTGCAACTGGCGGATCTGTTGGGCCTCAAGGTCATCGAGATTCCCAGCGACCCGGTGACCGGCATGAGCCTGGAGGCCCTGCAACTGGCGGCCAACCAATGGTCGATCAAGGCGCTGGTGCTGACCACGCGGCTGAGCAACCCGCTGGGCGGTACCATGCCCGAGGAGCGGCAGAAGCAACTGTTGCGCCTGGCTTCGGATTTCGACATTCAGATTGTCGAGGATGACATCTACGGCGAGCTGATGTTCGAGCAGGGCCGCACCAAGGCGCTCAAGGCCTATGATCGGCTGGACCGGGTCATCTACTGTTCGAGTTTTTCCAAGACCTTGTCGCCGGGTGTACGCATCGGCTGGATGATCGCCGGCAAGTTCCAGCAGGAGATCCAGCGGCTGCAGACGTTCAGTACACATTCGGCGTGCAGCGTCACGCAGATGGGCATCGCGGCGTACCTGGAAAATGGCGGCTACGACCGCCACCTGCGTTATATCCGCCAGGAGTACCGCAAGAATCTCAGCGCCTTCCAGCTGGCGGTGCAACAGTACTTCCCCGAAGGCACGCAAATGAGTCGTCCCACCGGCGGTTTCATCCTGTGGGTCAGCCTGCCGGGGCGGGTCAATACCCAGGAGTTGCACGTCCGGGCCCTGCAACAAGGGATCAGTATCGCGCCGGGGTTGATCTTCAGTAACACCGAGCAGTTCAACCATTGCATTCGCTTGAACTGCGGTATCCCTTGGAATCGCGAGGCGGAACGGGCCTTGATGACGTTGGGGCTGTTGGCCACGCAGTTGTGCCAGGAGACCGCCAGCGGTTTTCTGTAG
- a CDS encoding transglutaminase family protein: MRLSISHETAYHYEQQVRASIQYLRLTPHDSERQHVLSWQLDLPRPVRAQLDPFGNILHVLTLEEPHETIIIGARGLVDIDPLREAEHEEQSALPFLRFTRLTEADEALRAFAREQCRQRRDRTALIDLMQGVNQHLVYAPGSTEVETSAAEAFAGRSGVCQDHTHVFLACARSLGIPARYVSGYVYSGDSEHLASHAWAEAWLEDAWYSFDVTHQLSRPERHLKLAVGLDYLDACPVRGLRRGGGEQMRARVAVTPAPVITVQQQ; the protein is encoded by the coding sequence ATGAGACTCTCGATCAGCCACGAAACGGCCTACCACTACGAACAGCAGGTTCGTGCCAGCATCCAGTACCTGCGTCTGACGCCCCACGACAGCGAACGCCAGCATGTGCTGAGCTGGCAGCTCGATTTGCCGAGGCCGGTGCGCGCGCAGTTGGACCCTTTCGGCAACATCCTCCACGTCCTTACCCTGGAGGAGCCTCATGAAACGATCATCATCGGCGCACGGGGCCTGGTGGATATCGACCCTCTGCGCGAGGCCGAGCACGAGGAGCAATCAGCCTTGCCGTTCCTGCGCTTCACCCGGTTGACCGAAGCGGACGAGGCCCTTCGTGCCTTCGCTCGGGAGCAATGTCGGCAGCGCCGCGACCGCACGGCGCTGATTGACCTGATGCAGGGGGTGAACCAGCATCTGGTCTACGCCCCTGGCTCCACTGAAGTGGAAACCAGCGCAGCCGAGGCATTCGCCGGGCGTAGCGGGGTGTGCCAGGACCATACCCATGTATTTCTTGCCTGCGCTCGCAGCCTGGGCATACCGGCACGCTATGTGTCGGGCTATGTATATAGCGGGGACAGTGAACACCTGGCCAGCCACGCGTGGGCAGAAGCCTGGCTCGAGGACGCCTGGTACAGCTTCGACGTGACCCACCAGCTGTCACGTCCGGAGCGACACCTGAAGCTGGCCGTTGGCCTGGATTACCTGGATGCCTGCCCGGTACGTGGCCTGCGTCGTGGCGGCGGTGAGCAGATGCGAGCCAGAGTGGCCGTGACGCCGGCACCGGTGATCACGGTGCAGCAGCAATGA
- a CDS encoding DUF4398 domain-containing protein, translating to MTIRPLFAALAVLALAGCAADPAPNEQIRLTEQALEQARAVGANADEVPELKLAEEKFARAKSNMADESYKKARMRAEQAELDARLAEAKVLTLKSQEQLNVLDTRIKRLRKQLREDAQ from the coding sequence GTGACTATTCGACCTCTTTTCGCTGCCCTGGCCGTTCTGGCTCTGGCGGGTTGCGCAGCCGATCCGGCGCCGAATGAACAGATCCGCCTGACTGAACAGGCCTTGGAACAAGCCCGGGCCGTGGGCGCCAACGCCGACGAAGTGCCCGAATTGAAGCTGGCGGAAGAAAAATTCGCCCGCGCAAAATCCAACATGGCCGACGAGTCGTACAAAAAGGCGCGCATGCGTGCCGAGCAGGCCGAGCTGGACGCACGTCTGGCCGAGGCGAAGGTGCTGACCCTCAAGAGCCAGGAGCAACTGAACGTGCTCGACACCCGCATCAAGCGCTTGCGTAAACAACTGAGGGAGGATGCCCAATGA
- a CDS encoding electron transfer flavoprotein subunit alpha/FixB family protein, which yields MTILVIAEHDNKALAPATLNTVAAAAKIGGDIHVLVAGQGAGAVAEAAAKIAGVAKVLSADNAAYAHQLPENVAPLVAELGKGYSHILAAATSNGKNILPRVAAALDVDQISEIISVESADTFQRPIYAGNAIATVQSTAAIKVITVRATGFDPVAAEGGSAAVEAVSAAHDAGISSFVNEELAKSDRPELTAAKIVVSGGRGMQNGDNFKHLYALADKLGAAVGASRAAVDAGFVPNDMQVGQTGKIVAPQLYIAVGISGAIQHLAGMKDSKVIVAINKDEEAPIFQVADYGLVADLFEAVPELEKLV from the coding sequence ATGACTATCTTGGTAATCGCCGAACACGACAACAAGGCGCTGGCTCCGGCCACGCTGAACACCGTTGCTGCCGCTGCCAAAATCGGCGGCGATATCCACGTTCTGGTAGCCGGGCAGGGCGCTGGCGCCGTTGCCGAAGCCGCCGCGAAAATCGCCGGCGTGGCAAAAGTGCTGTCGGCCGACAACGCCGCCTATGCGCACCAGCTGCCGGAAAACGTTGCTCCCCTGGTTGCCGAGCTGGGCAAGGGCTACAGCCACATCCTGGCCGCCGCCACGTCCAACGGCAAAAACATCCTGCCACGGGTAGCCGCGGCCCTGGACGTCGACCAGATCTCCGAGATCATCTCGGTGGAAAGCGCCGACACCTTCCAGCGTCCGATCTATGCCGGTAACGCCATTGCCACCGTGCAATCGACCGCTGCGATCAAGGTCATCACCGTCCGCGCCACCGGTTTCGACCCGGTTGCCGCCGAAGGTGGTTCCGCCGCTGTCGAAGCCGTCAGCGCCGCCCACGATGCCGGTATTTCCAGCTTCGTCAACGAAGAACTGGCCAAGTCCGATCGTCCTGAGCTGACCGCTGCCAAGATCGTCGTTTCCGGCGGTCGCGGCATGCAGAACGGCGACAACTTCAAGCACCTGTACGCCCTGGCCGACAAGCTGGGCGCCGCCGTCGGCGCTTCCCGCGCTGCGGTCGACGCAGGTTTCGTACCCAACGATATGCAGGTCGGTCAGACCGGCAAGATCGTCGCGCCACAGCTGTACATCGCCGTCGGTATCTCCGGCGCGATCCAGCATCTGGCCGGTATGAAGGACTCCAAGGTGATCGTTGCGATCAACAAGGACGAAGAAGCGCCGATCTTCCAGGTGGCCGATTACGGCCTGGTGGCGGATCTGTTCGAAGCGGTCCCTGAGTTGGAGAAGCTGGTCTAA
- a CDS encoding electron transfer flavoprotein subunit beta/FixA family protein has translation MKVLVAVKRVVDYNVKVRVKADNSGVDLANVKMSMNPFCEIAVEEAVRLKEKGVATEIVVVSIGPTTAQEQLRTALALGADRAILVESAEELTSLAVAKLLKAVVDKEQPQLVILGKQAIDSDNNQTGQMLAALSGYGQGTFASKVEVSGDSVAVTREIDGGAQTVSLKLPAIVTTDLRLNEPRYASLPNIMKAKKKPLEVLTPDALGVSTASTNKTLKVEAPAARSAGIKVKSVAELVEKLKNEAKVI, from the coding sequence ATGAAGGTTCTTGTAGCTGTCAAACGAGTGGTCGACTATAACGTCAAGGTTCGCGTCAAGGCGGACAACTCCGGCGTCGACCTCGCCAATGTCAAGATGTCGATGAACCCTTTCTGCGAAATCGCCGTGGAAGAAGCCGTACGCCTGAAAGAAAAAGGCGTGGCGACCGAGATCGTCGTCGTCTCCATCGGCCCGACCACCGCCCAGGAGCAACTGCGCACTGCGCTGGCGCTGGGTGCTGATCGCGCCATTCTCGTCGAATCCGCCGAAGAGCTGACTTCCCTGGCCGTGGCCAAGCTGCTCAAGGCCGTTGTCGACAAGGAACAGCCACAGCTGGTGATTCTCGGCAAACAAGCCATCGACAGCGATAACAACCAGACCGGCCAGATGCTCGCGGCGTTGAGCGGCTACGGTCAGGGCACCTTCGCGTCGAAAGTCGAAGTGTCCGGCGACAGCGTTGCCGTAACCCGCGAAATCGACGGCGGTGCGCAGACCGTTTCCCTGAAACTGCCGGCCATCGTCACCACCGACCTGCGTTTGAACGAGCCGCGCTACGCGTCCCTGCCAAACATCATGAAAGCCAAGAAGAAGCCGCTTGAAGTGCTGACTCCTGACGCTTTGGGCGTTTCCACCGCCTCCACCAACAAGACCCTGAAAGTCGAAGCGCCGGCTGCACGCAGCGCGGGCATCAAGGTCAAGTCGGTGGCTGAACTGGTCGAGAAACTGAAAAACGAAGCGAAGGTAATCTAA
- a CDS encoding START domain-containing protein, with product MGSLHRMAVLCGLTAFLATATAQAEDWQVAKERDGIKVSLSEVAGSKYKAYRGVTVMKTTMAKLRALQEDVSGACAWIHECKTQKLLKHEGNQSWTYTQFNTPWPVTSRDSVLQVTTVEGADGSLTRNLKGVPTYLPEEQGFVRVAQVDGFWKFTPKGADQIEVTYQVHTEPGGDVPSWLANKFVVDAPFNTLKALRERAEK from the coding sequence ATGGGTTCGCTGCATCGTATGGCTGTGTTGTGTGGCTTGACCGCCTTTCTGGCGACCGCAACTGCGCAGGCGGAAGACTGGCAGGTCGCCAAGGAGCGGGACGGTATCAAGGTTTCACTCAGTGAAGTGGCTGGCTCCAAGTACAAGGCCTACCGCGGCGTGACCGTCATGAAGACCACCATGGCGAAGTTGCGGGCCCTGCAGGAAGATGTCTCGGGTGCCTGTGCCTGGATTCATGAGTGCAAGACCCAGAAGCTGCTCAAGCACGAAGGCAACCAGAGCTGGACCTATACCCAGTTCAATACGCCGTGGCCGGTCACGTCCCGGGATTCGGTGCTGCAAGTCACCACCGTCGAAGGCGCTGATGGCAGCCTGACCCGTAACCTCAAGGGCGTGCCGACCTACCTCCCGGAAGAGCAGGGGTTTGTGCGAGTGGCCCAGGTCGACGGTTTCTGGAAATTCACGCCCAAGGGCGCGGACCAGATCGAGGTGACCTATCAGGTCCACACCGAGCCTGGTGGTGATGTGCCATCCTGGCTGGCCAACAAATTCGTGGTGGATGCTCCGTTCAATACTTTGAAGGCCTTGAGGGAACGGGCCGAGAAGTAA
- a CDS encoding ABC transporter substrate-binding protein gives MDLRRLAGWSLLWALAGVPGLSVAAGKCERLIATGSPDAPPYLWQDPQDPKHLIGASADLLSKVAGELGIKVELLYAGKRDQALDEVRSGRMDLLADAPLTPTGLDFLDYVHPPVLENDYLVWTRKDSPLVVNRPEDLHGHPGALSEKARMTQAFGLFAEQTLTLVRTSNLTQAFQKLLLGEVEYVLAGRYSGLAMAQTLGMANDLQAAAQPVDKPGLFLAVSHDSACNDPWLRGQLAQKMTELAASGLTESVLQRNLERWNTQLQPPVGAPKQ, from the coding sequence ATGGATCTTCGCCGTTTGGCTGGCTGGTCGTTGCTGTGGGCGCTGGCGGGTGTCCCGGGCCTGTCTGTTGCCGCCGGCAAGTGCGAGCGGCTGATTGCCACCGGCAGCCCGGATGCGCCGCCTTATCTCTGGCAGGATCCTCAGGATCCCAAGCACTTGATCGGTGCCAGTGCCGACTTGCTGAGCAAGGTCGCGGGGGAATTGGGCATCAAGGTCGAATTGCTTTATGCCGGCAAGCGCGACCAGGCACTGGACGAGGTGCGCAGCGGGCGCATGGACCTGCTAGCCGACGCCCCGCTGACGCCGACCGGGCTTGATTTCCTGGACTATGTTCATCCCCCCGTGCTGGAAAACGATTACCTGGTCTGGACCCGCAAGGATTCTCCGCTGGTCGTCAATCGGCCCGAGGATCTGCACGGTCATCCCGGTGCCTTGTCGGAAAAGGCTCGCATGACCCAGGCATTTGGTCTCTTTGCCGAGCAGACATTGACCCTTGTCCGTACCTCCAACCTGACCCAGGCCTTTCAGAAATTGCTGCTGGGGGAGGTGGAATATGTCCTCGCCGGGCGCTACTCGGGCCTGGCAATGGCGCAGACACTGGGCATGGCGAACGACCTGCAAGCGGCCGCGCAACCGGTGGATAAGCCGGGACTGTTCCTCGCGGTTTCCCATGACTCCGCCTGCAACGACCCATGGTTGCGCGGACAGCTGGCGCAAAAGATGACAGAATTGGCCGCGTCCGGCCTGACGGAGTCTGTGTTGCAACGCAATCTCGAACGGTGGAACACACAGTTGCAGCCACCTGTCGGTGCCCCAAAACAGTAG
- a CDS encoding YkgJ family cysteine cluster protein, translating into MKCREGCGACCIAPSISSSIPGMPHGKPAGERCVQLSVDNLCRIFGQPERPAVCSGFAADIEVCGNSSEEAIRLIGWWEQATAV; encoded by the coding sequence ATGAAATGCCGTGAAGGCTGTGGCGCCTGCTGCATTGCCCCTTCCATCAGTTCGTCGATCCCGGGCATGCCCCACGGCAAACCGGCGGGAGAACGTTGTGTGCAATTGTCAGTCGATAACTTGTGCCGGATCTTCGGTCAGCCGGAACGTCCGGCGGTATGCTCGGGTTTCGCAGCCGACATTGAGGTCTGCGGCAACAGCAGCGAGGAAGCCATCCGGCTGATCGGCTGGTGGGAGCAGGCCACGGCGGTGTAA
- a CDS encoding OmpA family protein has translation MKHSHVFGGLILAGLASLYGCAGQRSEAALEKASTDFQKVKEDANVLRAAPRDVIRAGESLARADRLSSYWGSGEDVLHYAYLSQRYSEIAREHSNQVLNEERAAKLELERQRLQLALRESKLLSVQQQGKWLEEQIMEMTTTQTNRGLVMTLGDVLFDTGEAELKNSANRVVLKIVQFLQLNPKRVVRIEGYADSTGGKQENLKLSRDRAQAVADVLVDLGIDDKRIQVEGYGDEFPVDVNATERGRAQNRRVEIVFSDEKGQLGAAR, from the coding sequence ATGAAGCACTCCCATGTGTTTGGCGGTTTGATCCTGGCGGGCCTGGCCAGCTTGTATGGTTGCGCGGGTCAGCGCAGTGAAGCGGCACTGGAAAAAGCCAGTACCGATTTCCAGAAAGTGAAGGAAGACGCCAACGTCCTGCGCGCAGCGCCCAGGGACGTGATTCGCGCCGGCGAGTCGCTGGCCCGGGCCGATCGCTTGTCCAGTTACTGGGGCAGCGGCGAGGACGTATTGCATTACGCCTACCTCAGCCAGCGCTACAGTGAAATCGCCCGGGAACACAGTAACCAGGTGCTCAACGAAGAGCGTGCGGCGAAGCTCGAACTGGAGCGCCAGCGCCTGCAGCTGGCACTGCGCGAATCCAAGTTGCTCAGTGTCCAGCAACAGGGCAAATGGCTGGAAGAGCAGATCATGGAGATGACCACCACCCAGACTAATCGCGGCCTGGTGATGACCCTCGGTGATGTGCTGTTCGACACCGGCGAGGCTGAATTGAAGAACTCGGCCAACCGGGTCGTGCTCAAGATCGTGCAGTTCCTGCAACTCAACCCCAAGCGGGTGGTGCGCATCGAAGGCTATGCCGACAGCACCGGCGGCAAGCAGGAAAACCTCAAGCTGTCCCGGGACCGCGCACAGGCGGTGGCGGACGTGCTGGTGGACCTGGGGATCGATGACAAGCGCATCCAGGTCGAAGGCTACGGCGACGAGTTCCCGGTGGACGTCAACGCCACCGAGCGTGGCCGGGCGCAGAACCGTCGGGTTGAAATCGTGTTCTCCGATGAGAAGGGCCAGCTCGGCGCTGCTCGCTAA